The sequence below is a genomic window from Thiomonas intermedia.
CTGAAGACCCGGCTGCACGCGCTCGCCGCCGGTGTCGGCGTGACCGCACTCCTGCAGAGCAGCACGGCAACCGGGCTGATGCTGTCGTCCTTCGCCGCGGCGGGCATGATCGACCTGGTTCCGGCGATGGCGGTGATGCTGGGCGCGAACATCGGCACCACGCTGATCGTGCAGTTGCTGTCGTTCGACACCTCGGCGGTCGCGCCCGCCCTGCTCTTCACCGGGCTGGTCGCGTTCAAGCGCGGTGGCCGCACCGTGACCCGCGATCTGGGCCGCGTGGCCATCGGCCTCGGGCTGATGCTGCTGTCGCTGCATCTGCTGCTCACCGACCTGGCCCCCGCGGAGCATGCCCCCCTGGTCGGCCAGATGCTGCAGGCGCTGACCGATCAGCCCCTGCTCACGCTGCTGCTCGGCGCCGTGCTCACCTGGGCCGCGCACTCCAGTGTGGCCACGGTGCTGCTGACCATGTCGCTGGCGTATTCGGGCTTCGTCACCCCCACGGCCGCACTGGCCCTGGTGCTGGGGGCCAATCTGGGCAGCGCCCTCAATCCGCTGCTGGAAGTGGGTGACGGCGGCAACCTGGCCAAGCGCCGCGTGCCCGTCGCCAATCTGGTCAACCGGGTCGTGGGCTGCGTGCTGGTGCTGCCCTTCGTGCACCTGATCGGCAAGACACTGCTCGCACTGGAGCCCAATCCGGTGCGCATGGTGGCCGACTTCCATACCGGCTTCAATGTCGCCCTCGCCCTGCTGTTCATCCTGCCCCTGCCCTGGATGGCCAGACTCCTGGAACGCCTGCTGCCCGAGTCCAAACCGCAGGACGACGTGGGCACTCCCCTCTATCTCGACGACAGCCTGGTGGAGATGCCCTCCGTGGCGCTGGCCAACGCCGCCCGCGAGACCCTGCACATGGGCGATATCGTCGAGACCATGCTGCGCCAGGGCACCCAGGCGCTGCTGGCGGGCGACCGCAAGCTGGCCGACGCCGTGGCCCAGCTCGACGATGCGGTGGACAAGCTGCACGAGGCCATCAAGCTCCATCTCGTGCGCATCACCCAGGAGTCGCTCGACGACGTCGAAAGCCGCCGCGCCATGGAGATCATGACGCTGTCGGTCAACCTCGAACACATCGGCGACATCATCGACAAGAACCTCATGGAACTGGCCCAGAAGAAAATCCGCCGCCAGTTGCAGTTTTCCGCCATGGGGCAGGAAGAAATCGCCGCCTTCGTCCGCCTCATCCAGGAGAGTCTGCAACTGGCGTTCAGCGTCTTCCTGTCAGGCGACGTGAAAGTGGCCAGGCAGCTCGTCGCCCAGAAAACGCGCGTCCGCGAGCTGGAAGCCGCCGCGTCCGAGAATCATCTGGAGCGACTGCGCGACGGTGTGCGCGAAACCCTCGAGACCAGCTCGCTGCACCTCGACGTCTTGCGCGATCTCAAGCGCATCCACTCGCACATCGCCGCGACCGCCTACCCCGCCCTGGAAGCCGCCGGCCAGCTGCGCAACACGCGACTGAAAAGCCGGGACGATTGACCCGCGCGGCAGAGCGCCAGGACGGCCGCACGGGTTCAGGCCCGCAGACCCGCCAGCCGCTTCCACTGCCCGCTCGCCAGCGCCGTGCCCGCCAGAATGATCGCGCAGCCCGCCAGCATGGCGCCGGTCACGGGCTCGTGCAGAAACAGCGCGCCCCACAGCATGCCGAAGGCCGGGATCAGGAAGGTGACCGAGGCGGCGTAGGCCGCGCCCACCTGCGCCACCAGGCGGAAATACAGCACATAGGCCAGCCCGGTGCACAGCACGCCCAGCGCCGCCACGGCGGCCCAGATGTCGCCCCGCACCGCGTGCGCGGGCCAGGCGAACGTGGCGGGCAGGGCAAGCAGCGCCACGGCCGTGAGCTGGCTGCCGAACGCGGTGAGCGCCGGATCGACCCCGGCCAGATGGCGGCGGGCGAAATGCACGGCATAGCCATAGGACATCGGTGCCAGCAGCACCGCGGCGACCGCCCAGTGCGCCGCGCCCTGCGACAGCCCGGGCTGATCGCTGACCAGAACGACCACGCCCACCAGACCGACCCCCAGGCCCACGATCTGCGCCCGGCTGATCGGCGCGCCGAACAGCGTCGCCCCCAGCACGGCCGCCCACAGCGGCGTGGTGGCATTCAGAATGGCCTCGAAGCCCGCGCCCAGGTGCAGCGCGCCCACCGCGAACAAGGTGAACGGCAACGCCGAGTTGGTCACGCCGACGACCAGCAGCGGCCACAACTTGCGGCGGAACTGGGCACGCGCCGCGGCCGTGCGCAGCACCGGCAGCAGCACCAGTGAGGCAATGCCCACGCGCAGCGCGATGAGCGGCACCGGGCCGAATTCGGGCACGGCGATGCGCAGGAACAGAAAAGACGCCCCCCAGATGGCGGCAAGCAGAAACAGTTCGATGAAAGGCATGGGCATGATGAGGCGGATGTGCAGCGCGGGTCGCGGCGCTCAGGCCGCGCGCGGGCGGGTGGTGGCGGGGCTCTTGGTGAATGGGGCGGCGTGTTCGAGATCGAGCAGCGCCCGCTTGCGCGGCAGGCCGGCAGCGTAACCGGTCAAGGCGCCGTCATGGCCGACGACGCGGTGGCAGGGCACGATGATGAGCAGCGGGTTGCGCCCCACCGCCGCGCCCACTGCGCGGGCATGGGTGCCGGGCAGCCCGAGGCGCTGCGCCAGCGTCGCATAGCTGATCGTCTGCCCGGCGGGCACGGTCTGCAGCGTCCGCCAGACCTCCTGCTGAAACGGCGTACCTTCGGGTCGCAAGGGCAGACCGAAGACGACGGCCTCGCCGCGGAAATAGGCCTGCAGTTGCGCCTGCGCTCGCCGCAGCACAGGCGTGGCGGTGGCGATTGCCGCTGCAGGCGATGCCGCGTCGAGAAAGTGCACCCCGACCAGCGCATCGCCATCCGCGGTGAGCTGCAGCGCCCCCAGCGGGCTGTCCATGACCAAGACGTTTTTCACGATCGTTCTCCTTCCGTCGCGCGGCGCCACAGATGCACCGCGGCATAGCCCCGCCACGGCGCCCAGCGCGCGGCATGGGCCAGCACGTCGGCCGGACGGGTCAGGCCGAGCTGTTTGCGCAGCACCAGATCGCCGGCGGGAAAGGCATTCGGCCAGCCCAGACCGCGCAGCGCAATCACCTGCGCCGTCCAGTCGCCGATGCCGGGCAAGGCCTGCAGCGCCGCAAGGGTGGATTCGACCGGGGCAAGCGGCTGCAGCGCCACGCGACCGCTGGCCACGGCTTCGGCCAGCGCGTGCAGGCTGAGGGCGCGGGCGCCCGTCAGGCCGCAGGCGCGAAGCGCCTCGGGCGTGCAGGCGGCCAGCGTGGGCGCGTCGGGCAGGGTGCGGCACAAGCCCTCGGGCGCATCGAGCACGGGAGTGCCGTGACGCTGCGCCAGGCGGGCCAGAATGCCGCATGCCTGCGGCAGACCAATCTGCTGCCCGACCACGGCGCGCAAGGCGATCTCGAACCCGTCGAAAGCGCCGGGTACGCGAAGGCCAGGCACCTCGGCGGCGAACTCGGGCAGATGGGCATCGATCAGATCGGGACGCGCGCCGAGGTCGAACAGCCGCCGCACGCCCGCCAGAATGCGGCCGATGTGCGGCGACAGATGCGGCGGCAGAGTCAGGCGCAGGCCGTGGCGCTCAGGCTCGTGGGTCACCGAGATCCAGCCCGTGACCGTCGCCGCGCCCGGCTCGCCGCGGAAAGCGATGGCGCGGCTGTAGCGGTCGGCGGTGACGCGCTCCACGCCGTCCACCGCGCGGCGCGCCAGAAAATCGATCATCTGGCCCCAGGCATAAGGCGGCCGGTAGCCCAGGGACACGGTGAGCAGATCTTCCTGCCCGGAGCCACCGCCCGTTCGCCGCAGCCGCAGCGGCGTCAGTCCATAGCGGCTGCGAAACAAGTGATTGAACCGCCGCACGCTGCCAAAGCCTGCCGCGCCAGCCACCGCGGCCATGGGCAGCG
It includes:
- a CDS encoding Na/Pi cotransporter family protein, yielding MAISILLDLIGGVSLLLWGLHMVQSGILRAFGPRLKAWLGRLLKTRLHALAAGVGVTALLQSSTATGLMLSSFAAAGMIDLVPAMAVMLGANIGTTLIVQLLSFDTSAVAPALLFTGLVAFKRGGRTVTRDLGRVAIGLGLMLLSLHLLLTDLAPAEHAPLVGQMLQALTDQPLLTLLLGAVLTWAAHSSVATVLLTMSLAYSGFVTPTAALALVLGANLGSALNPLLEVGDGGNLAKRRVPVANLVNRVVGCVLVLPFVHLIGKTLLALEPNPVRMVADFHTGFNVALALLFILPLPWMARLLERLLPESKPQDDVGTPLYLDDSLVEMPSVALANAARETLHMGDIVETMLRQGTQALLAGDRKLADAVAQLDDAVDKLHEAIKLHLVRITQESLDDVESRRAMEIMTLSVNLEHIGDIIDKNLMELAQKKIRRQLQFSAMGQEEIAAFVRLIQESLQLAFSVFLSGDVKVARQLVAQKTRVRELEAAASENHLERLRDGVRETLETSSLHLDVLRDLKRIHSHIAATAYPALEAAGQLRNTRLKSRDD
- a CDS encoding DMT family transporter, translated to MPFIELFLLAAIWGASFLFLRIAVPEFGPVPLIALRVGIASLVLLPVLRTAAARAQFRRKLWPLLVVGVTNSALPFTLFAVGALHLGAGFEAILNATTPLWAAVLGATLFGAPISRAQIVGLGVGLVGVVVLVSDQPGLSQGAAHWAVAAVLLAPMSYGYAVHFARRHLAGVDPALTAFGSQLTAVALLALPATFAWPAHAVRGDIWAAVAALGVLCTGLAYVLYFRLVAQVGAAYAASVTFLIPAFGMLWGALFLHEPVTGAMLAGCAIILAGTALASGQWKRLAGLRA
- a CDS encoding methylated-DNA--[protein]-cysteine S-methyltransferase, with product MKNVLVMDSPLGALQLTADGDALVGVHFLDAASPAAAIATATPVLRRAQAQLQAYFRGEAVVFGLPLRPEGTPFQQEVWRTLQTVPAGQTISYATLAQRLGLPGTHARAVGAAVGRNPLLIIVPCHRVVGHDGALTGYAAGLPRKRALLDLEHAAPFTKSPATTRPRAA
- a CDS encoding AlkA N-terminal domain-containing protein; protein product: MRLDPDTCYSALLTRDRRFDGWFYVGVSSTGVYCRPVCAVRTPLRCNCNFYPSAAAAEQSGYRPCLRCRPELAPGHGVLDLSGQLARAAAALIDQGLTDHDGLGTVASRVGVTPRHLRRIFEAEFGVSPVAYAQTQRLLLAKGLLTDTALPMAAVAGAAGFGSVRRFNHLFRSRYGLTPLRLRRTGGGSGQEDLLTVSLGYRPPYAWGQMIDFLARRAVDGVERVTADRYSRAIAFRGEPGAATVTGWISVTHEPERHGLRLTLPPHLSPHIGRILAGVRRLFDLGARPDLIDAHLPEFAAEVPGLRVPGAFDGFEIALRAVVGQQIGLPQACGILARLAQRHGTPVLDAPEGLCRTLPDAPTLAACTPEALRACGLTGARALSLHALAEAVASGRVALQPLAPVESTLAALQALPGIGDWTAQVIALRGLGWPNAFPAGDLVLRKQLGLTRPADVLAHAARWAPWRGYAAVHLWRRATEGERS